One window of Etheostoma spectabile isolate EspeVRDwgs_2016 chromosome 6, UIUC_Espe_1.0, whole genome shotgun sequence genomic DNA carries:
- the LOC116691301 gene encoding trypsin-2, which produces MRSLVFILLIGAAFATEDDKIVGGYECTPYSQPHQVSLNSGYHFCGGSLVNENWVVSAAHCYKSRVEVRMGEHNIRVTEGNEQFISSSKVIRHPKYNSYNIDNDIMLIKLSKPAILNQYVQPVALPTSCAPAGTMCKVSGWGNTMSSTADGNKLQCLNIPILSKSDCDNSYPGMITQSMFCAGYLEGGKDSCQGDSGGPVVCNGELQGVVSWGYGCAEKNRPGVYAKVCLFNDWLETTMATY; this is translated from the exons ATGAGGTCTCTGGTCTTCATTCTGCTCATCGGAGCTGCTT TTGCTACGGAGGATGACAAGATTGTCGGAGGGTATGAGTGCACGCCCTACTCCCAGCCCCATCAGGTGTCTCTGAACTCTGGCTACCACTTCTGTGGTGGTTCCCTGGTCAACGAGAACTGGGTTGTGTCTGCTGCTCACTGCTACAAATC CCGTGTGGAGGTGCGTATGGGAGAGCACAACATCAGGGTCACTGAGGGAAACGAGCAGTTCATCAGCTCCTCCAAAGTTATCCGCCACCCCAAATACAACTCCTACAACATCGACAATGACATTATGCTGATCAAGTTGAGCAAGCCTGCCATCCTCAACCAGTATGTGCAGCCTGTGGCTCTGCCCACCAGCTGTGCCCCCGCTGGCACCATGTGCAAAGTCTCCGGCTGGGGCAACACCATGAGCTCCA CTGCTGACGGTAACAAGCTGCAGTGCCTGAACATCCCCATTCTGTCTAAGAGCGACTGTGATAACTCCTACCCTGGCATGATCACTCAGTCCATGTTCTGCGCTGGATACCTGGAGGGAGGCAAGGACTCTTGCCAG gGTGACTCCGGTGGCCCCGTAGTGTGCAACGGTGAGCTGCAGGGTGTTGTGTCCTGGGGCTATGGATGTGCTGAGAAGAACCGCCCCGGTGTCTACGCCAAG GTCTGCCTCTTCAATGATTGGCTGGAGACCACCATGGCCACCTATTAA